The Pseudomonas wenzhouensis genome has a segment encoding these proteins:
- a CDS encoding type II secretion system F family protein: protein MSELLALLSSTSLGITVTCFLLLLISLLSLLPEENRAYMDPVPSWVRPIWPLVRLINHFLCSNLPPRLMDKVDAKLQKTGALYVLTAEDFIALCLTMSLLLPLLAILPMATGKSGIIWSVVALMVAMGALLPVMWIHDTHKRRDQDITRNLPVFLEYLTMCVDAGLNFLGALQQAVDKGPDGAMKNEFRIVLRDIRSGLPRSEALARMEQRINLKDVSTFVRSVIQAEKMGSSLRTTLQIQAQQRLEERFQRAEKTAMQAPVKLIIPLIVFIFPLTFVILLFPIVVKFLGEA from the coding sequence ATGAGCGAACTACTGGCCCTGCTCAGCAGCACCAGCCTTGGCATCACCGTCACCTGCTTCCTGTTGCTGCTGATCTCCCTGCTCTCGCTGCTACCGGAGGAAAACCGCGCCTACATGGACCCGGTGCCGAGCTGGGTCCGACCGATCTGGCCATTGGTGCGACTGATCAACCATTTCCTCTGCAGCAACCTTCCGCCCCGCCTGATGGACAAGGTCGATGCCAAGCTGCAGAAAACCGGCGCGCTGTATGTCCTGACTGCCGAGGATTTCATCGCCCTCTGCCTGACCATGAGCCTGCTCCTGCCGCTGCTGGCGATTCTGCCGATGGCCACGGGCAAGAGCGGCATCATCTGGTCGGTAGTAGCCCTCATGGTGGCCATGGGGGCGCTGCTGCCCGTGATGTGGATTCATGACACGCACAAGCGCCGCGACCAGGACATCACCCGCAACCTGCCGGTGTTTCTCGAATACCTGACCATGTGCGTCGACGCCGGCCTCAACTTCCTCGGCGCGCTGCAACAGGCTGTGGACAAGGGCCCCGATGGCGCGATGAAAAACGAGTTCCGCATAGTCCTGCGCGATATCCGCTCCGGCCTGCCGCGCTCCGAAGCGCTGGCGCGCATGGAGCAACGGATCAACCTCAAGGATGTTTCGACCTTCGTGCGTTCGGTGATCCAGGCCGAAAAGATGGGCAGCAGCCTGCGCACCACCTTGCAGATTCAGGCTCAGCAGCGCCTGGAGGAACGTTTTCAGCGCGCGGAAAAAACCGCCATGCAAGCGCCAGTGAAGCTGATCATCCCCCTGATCGTGTTCATCTTCCCGCTGACCTTCGTCATCCTGCTGTTCCCCATCGTGGTCAAGTTCCTGGGGGAAGCATGA
- a CDS encoding DUF192 domain-containing protein, translated as MIAAHLLGRDGRKLQLSLEQAFSPWARMKGLLGRSRLAPASGLWIAPCNSVHCFFMRFAIDLLYLDDQQRVIAVRHALKPWSLSLCWQARSVIELAAGECQRLGIQPGDIVQCEHYR; from the coding sequence ATGATCGCAGCGCACCTGCTGGGTCGCGATGGCCGCAAGCTGCAGCTGAGTCTGGAGCAGGCCTTCAGCCCGTGGGCGCGGATGAAAGGCCTGCTTGGCCGCAGCCGTCTGGCGCCCGCCAGCGGCCTGTGGATAGCACCGTGCAATTCGGTGCACTGCTTTTTCATGCGCTTCGCCATCGACCTGCTGTATCTGGACGACCAGCAACGCGTGATCGCCGTACGCCATGCTCTGAAGCCCTGGAGCCTGAGCCTGTGCTGGCAGGCGCGAAGCGTTATCGAACTGGCCGCTGGCGAATGCCAGCGCCTCGGTATCCAACCTGGAGACATCGTGCAATGCGAGCACTATCGCTGA
- a CDS encoding type II secretion system F family protein has protein sequence MSELLLYLCAALLALAGFALAMLLSERVAEHLAFYRAQFSRSTELDMADMFIFASGKQLFIVNAMLLILVPLFLHVVFNITLVTAAGAILMVFVPKLVIGQIRKKRLRQFEEQLPDAFMLLSSSLQSGASLNMALENVVQQSPAPLSQEFGLLVKNIRLGVTLEDALVKLEQRLPLPSFVMASSAIRISREVGGNLVETINTLASMLRRKKVMEGKIDSLTAQGKAQGTFMAMLPIFLAVILSFIEPEAMSQLYTTRNGLIVLSVMIIMQIMGFIFIRKITRIDA, from the coding sequence ATGTCTGAGTTGCTGCTCTACCTGTGCGCAGCCCTGCTGGCACTCGCTGGCTTCGCCCTGGCCATGCTGCTGTCGGAACGTGTGGCCGAACACCTGGCCTTCTACCGGGCCCAGTTCAGTCGCAGCACCGAGCTGGACATGGCGGACATGTTCATCTTCGCCAGTGGCAAGCAACTGTTCATCGTCAACGCGATGCTCCTGATATTGGTGCCGCTGTTTCTCCACGTGGTGTTCAACATCACTCTGGTCACCGCGGCCGGCGCCATCCTGATGGTGTTCGTCCCCAAGCTGGTGATCGGGCAGATTCGCAAGAAGCGACTGCGCCAGTTCGAGGAGCAACTGCCCGATGCCTTCATGCTCCTGTCGAGCAGCCTGCAATCGGGCGCCAGCCTCAACATGGCGCTGGAAAACGTGGTGCAGCAGTCTCCGGCGCCGCTGAGCCAGGAATTCGGCCTGCTGGTGAAGAACATCCGCCTGGGAGTAACGCTGGAAGACGCGCTGGTCAAACTGGAGCAGCGCCTGCCCCTGCCCTCGTTCGTCATGGCCAGCTCGGCAATCCGCATCAGCCGCGAGGTCGGCGGCAACCTGGTGGAAACCATCAACACACTGGCTTCCATGCTGCGCCGCAAGAAGGTCATGGAAGGCAAGATCGACAGCCTCACGGCCCAGGGCAAGGCCCAGGGCACCTTCATGGCGATGTTGCCGATCTTCCTGGCGGTGATCCTCAGCTTCATCGAGCCGGAAGCCATGAGCCAGCTCTACACCACACGTAACGGCCTGATCGTGCTCAGCGTGATGATCATCATGCAGATCATGGGCTTCATCTTTATCAGAAAAATTACCCGGATCGACGCCTGA
- a CDS encoding single-stranded DNA-binding protein, whose translation MARGVNKVILVGTCGQDPETRYLPSGNAVTNLSLATSEQWTDKQTGQKVEKTEWHRVALFGKVAEIAGEYLRKGSQVYIEGKLQTREWEKDGIKRYTTEIIVDMQGTMQLLGGRPSGDEGGAPRQSRPAPQREPQQAPRQERPAPQQAQPAPDYDSFDDDIPF comes from the coding sequence ATGGCCCGTGGGGTTAACAAAGTCATTCTGGTCGGTACCTGCGGCCAGGACCCGGAAACACGCTACCTGCCCAGCGGCAACGCGGTCACCAACCTGAGCCTGGCCACCAGCGAGCAGTGGACCGACAAACAGACCGGGCAGAAGGTAGAAAAGACCGAGTGGCACCGCGTCGCCCTGTTCGGCAAGGTCGCCGAGATCGCCGGCGAGTACCTGCGCAAGGGTTCGCAGGTGTACATCGAAGGCAAGCTGCAGACCCGCGAGTGGGAAAAGGACGGCATCAAGCGTTACACCACCGAGATCATCGTCGACATGCAGGGCACCATGCAGCTGCTGGGCGGTCGTCCGAGTGGTGATGAAGGTGGCGCTCCGCGTCAATCGCGTCCGGCCCCGCAGCGTGAGCCGCAACAGGCTCCGCGTCAGGAGCGTCCTGCTCCGCAGCAGGCCCAGCCAGCGCCTGACTACGACAGCTTCGATGACGATATCCCTTTCTAG
- a CDS encoding ATPase, T2SS/T4P/T4SS family — protein MFEIEVTYKDGQPVDKLTCTSAICELGKARTGLIRLRGWKVAPIHARIEQSLAGLFVEDVSRGYEVRVNDRAVSRHGPLTPDDVIAIGGYLVRVRALSTQNETLIPEPAVEGDAPAAAEEAADDGREAYMEWAQFVQLELFRALDLRRMNLDSMGPEEVRATLSELVEELLGQIAGRLPPTVKREVLHKIVLDEATGLGPLEDLLADKSVSEIMVNAHDDIYVERAGRLEKTPINFSSNAAVLSTIERIISPLGRRIDESSPMVDARLKDGSRVNAIIPPLALRGPCLTIRKFSEKKLTTDDLIRFGSINEPMVEFLRTAVEQRMNIVVSGGTGSGKTTLLNILSNFIPMEERVVTVEDAAELKLVQPHVVALEARPANMEGKGQVTIRDLVRNCLRMRPDRIVVGECRGGEALDMLQAMNTGHDGSLTTGHANSPRDMLRRLEVMVLMAGMDLPVQAIREQIASAVQIIVQQTRFGDGSRRITSITEITGMEQSTIQLNEIFAFQQQGFDDKGRVSGYYHATGQVPEFYEELNKRGIGVNMGIFRPGAHDV, from the coding sequence ATGTTCGAGATCGAAGTCACCTACAAGGACGGCCAACCGGTCGACAAACTGACCTGCACCAGCGCCATCTGCGAGCTGGGCAAGGCGCGTACCGGGCTGATACGCCTGCGCGGCTGGAAGGTCGCACCGATCCACGCGCGCATCGAGCAGTCGCTGGCCGGGCTGTTCGTCGAGGATGTCAGCCGCGGTTACGAGGTTCGCGTCAATGATCGCGCGGTCAGCCGCCACGGTCCGCTGACCCCGGACGATGTGATCGCAATCGGCGGTTACCTGGTGCGGGTTCGTGCCCTCAGCACGCAGAACGAGACGCTGATCCCCGAGCCTGCCGTCGAGGGCGATGCGCCAGCGGCCGCCGAGGAGGCGGCCGATGACGGCCGCGAGGCCTACATGGAGTGGGCTCAGTTCGTTCAGCTCGAGTTGTTCCGCGCCCTCGACCTGCGCCGCATGAACCTCGACAGCATGGGCCCCGAGGAGGTCCGCGCGACGCTGTCGGAACTGGTCGAGGAGTTGCTGGGCCAGATTGCCGGGCGTCTGCCGCCAACGGTCAAGCGCGAAGTTTTGCACAAGATCGTGCTGGACGAGGCCACCGGCCTCGGCCCGCTGGAGGACCTCCTGGCGGATAAAAGCGTCAGCGAGATCATGGTCAACGCCCACGATGACATCTACGTCGAGCGGGCCGGACGCCTGGAAAAAACCCCGATCAACTTCAGCTCCAACGCGGCTGTACTGTCGACCATCGAACGGATCATCTCGCCGCTGGGCCGACGCATCGACGAAAGCTCGCCGATGGTCGACGCACGCCTCAAGGACGGCTCGCGGGTCAACGCCATCATCCCGCCGCTGGCACTGCGCGGGCCGTGTCTGACCATCCGTAAGTTCTCCGAGAAGAAGCTCACCACCGATGACCTGATCCGCTTCGGCTCGATCAACGAGCCAATGGTGGAGTTCCTCCGTACGGCGGTGGAACAGCGCATGAATATCGTTGTGTCCGGCGGTACCGGTTCAGGCAAGACCACCCTGCTCAACATTCTGTCGAACTTCATCCCCATGGAAGAACGCGTGGTGACAGTGGAGGACGCCGCCGAACTGAAGCTGGTGCAACCGCACGTGGTGGCGCTGGAAGCGCGTCCGGCAAACATGGAAGGCAAGGGCCAGGTGACCATCCGCGATCTGGTGCGCAACTGCCTGCGCATGCGCCCCGACCGCATCGTGGTCGGCGAGTGCCGTGGTGGCGAGGCGCTGGATATGCTCCAGGCAATGAACACCGGCCATGACGGCTCGCTGACCACCGGCCACGCCAACAGCCCGCGCGACATGCTCCGCCGCCTGGAGGTGATGGTGCTGATGGCGGGCATGGACCTGCCGGTGCAGGCCATCCGCGAGCAGATCGCCTCGGCGGTGCAGATCATCGTGCAGCAGACACGCTTCGGTGACGGCTCGCGGCGCATCACCAGCATCACCGAGATCACCGGCATGGAGCAGAGCACCATCCAGCTCAACGAGATCTTCGCCTTCCAGCAGCAGGGCTTCGATGACAAGGGTCGGGTCAGCGGTTACTACCACGCCACCGGTCAGGTACCGGAATTCTATGAAGAGCTGAACAAGCGGGGCATTGGCGTGAACATGGGCATCTTCCGTCCGGGAGCGCATGATGTCTGA
- a CDS encoding TadE/TadG family type IV pilus assembly protein: MSPRSTEHGQAMVEFLIIIPVLIILIFGAVQAALIYSAKNGLNYAAFQAARIGSMNSAQYNDMRRGLLRGMYPMFSQFPENERMERTALEVDNFVLITRVSPSTAMFADYEEDHEDLLGDGETRLAIRNSNLMYHRNDDSDLSLQDANLLKIRVQYCMRLIVPMVEHLLSSASAFNHRQTVASFREVSRETTSEYEAVCRGRRGFVVTSEATVRMQSPASYDEDYCGNRMLCP; encoded by the coding sequence ATGAGTCCGCGCAGCACCGAACATGGCCAGGCAATGGTGGAGTTTCTGATCATCATCCCGGTGCTGATCATCCTGATCTTCGGTGCCGTGCAGGCCGCGCTGATCTATTCGGCCAAGAACGGCCTGAACTACGCCGCGTTTCAGGCCGCCCGTATCGGCTCGATGAACAGCGCGCAGTACAACGACATGCGCCGCGGCCTGCTGCGTGGCATGTACCCGATGTTCAGCCAGTTCCCGGAAAACGAGCGCATGGAGCGGACGGCCCTGGAGGTCGACAATTTCGTGCTGATCACTCGCGTCAGTCCAAGCACCGCGATGTTCGCGGACTACGAAGAAGATCATGAGGACCTGCTCGGTGATGGCGAAACACGTCTGGCAATCCGTAACAGCAACCTGATGTACCACCGGAACGACGACAGCGACCTCAGCCTGCAGGATGCCAACCTGCTGAAAATCCGCGTGCAGTACTGCATGCGCCTGATAGTGCCGATGGTCGAGCACCTGCTCAGCTCCGCCTCGGCATTCAATCACCGGCAGACCGTCGCCAGCTTCCGCGAGGTATCGCGCGAGACCACCAGCGAATACGAAGCCGTCTGCCGGGGCCGGCGCGGCTTCGTCGTGACGTCCGAGGCCACGGTGCGCATGCAGAGCCCCGCGTCCTACGACGAGGACTATTGCGGCAATCGCATGCTCTGCCCCTGA
- a CDS encoding tetratricopeptide repeat protein, translated as MRALSLTLILLTLTGCATLASGDLVELQRQADSAYSDADYARASELYERLARALPTDAGVRFQRGNSLARQGDHAGAIASYRDALTRDPQHARAWHNLLQVQLQEARLTASEMQRYLSAQSPHADLALKRAERLLEASP; from the coding sequence ATGCGAGCACTATCGCTGACCCTCATCCTGCTCACCCTGACCGGCTGCGCCACTCTGGCGAGCGGCGACCTGGTAGAGCTGCAACGCCAGGCCGACAGCGCCTATAGCGACGCGGACTACGCCCGCGCCAGCGAACTTTACGAACGTCTGGCCAGAGCCCTGCCCACCGACGCGGGCGTGCGCTTCCAGCGTGGCAACAGCCTGGCGCGCCAGGGTGATCACGCCGGCGCCATCGCCAGTTACCGCGATGCGCTGACCCGCGATCCGCAGCACGCGCGTGCCTGGCACAACCTGCTTCAGGTACAGCTTCAGGAAGCCCGGCTGACCGCCAGCGAGATGCAGCGCTATCTCAGCGCGCAGAGCCCGCATGCCGACCTGGCGCTCAAACGTGCCGAGCGGCTGCTGGAGGCGAGCCCATGA